From one Gallionella capsiferriformans ES-2 genomic stretch:
- the purL gene encoding phosphoribosylformylglycinamidine synthase codes for MFKVSVGSSALSAFRLEKLRAALITAAPDVVVADTRHCYFSALQGAALDAAQAAVLDKVLGLTGQEQVPEGAPVLVVPRLGTISPWSTKATDIAQHCGLTGVVRIERGVIYYLSAKNGAQLTDAQKALALPLLHDRMTESVLASVEDAAEKIFRHGEPQPLASVDILQGGAEALAAANREMGLALSVDEIDYLVENFKKLNRNPTDVELMMFAQANSEHCRHKIFNADWVIDGVVQDMSLFGMIRNTHKVSPAGTVVAYSDNSSVIEGASVARFYPREGGAYEFSEELTHTLMKVETHNHPTAIAPFAGAATGSGGEIRDEGATGIGSRPKAGLTGFSVSNLNIPGFEQPWEADYGKPSRIVTALQIMLEGPLGGAAFNNEFGRPNLTGYFRTFEEQVDGEMRGYHKPIMLAGGVGSISAIHTHKHDLPVGALVVHLGGPGMLIGLGGGAASSMDTGSNAENLDFDSVQRGNPEMQRRAQEVIDRCWQLGENNPILSIHDVGAGGMSNALPELVHGGGRGATFELRKIPLDETGMSPRQIWCNESQERYVLAIAPERLAEFRAFCERERCPFAVVGVAVEDDQLIVHDTEFNNDPVNMSLSVLLGKPPKMTRNVVRETPKLAAFDTSSLDLKESIERVLRLPAVANKTFLISIGDRTVGGMTARDQMVGPWQVPVADVAVTLMGFNTHLGEAYALGERTPLALVNAAASGRMAVGEALTNIAAARIAKIGDIKLSANWMAAAGHHGEDAALFDTVHAVGMELCPALGIGIPVGKDSMSMKSTWTDGDENKSVTSPLSLIVTAFAPCTDTRDTLTPQLAEDADSTLLLIDLGNGQNRMGGSALAQVYKQVGSIAPDVDSAARLKSFFELIQSLNSAGKLLAYHDRSDGGAFVSLCEMSFASHLGLAIQLDELPGDTLSALFNEELGAVVQVKNSELAGVLQSVRGAGLAAYPVATTNQSGQILVSRGRDTLFSDTRVNLQRIWSELTYQMQKLRDNPDCAQAEFDGLLDAANPGLHAKLTFDLESAPAILKSRPKMAILREQGVNGQVEMAAAFDRAGFASVDVHMSDIISGRVNLSDFKGVAACGGFSYGDVLGAGEGWAKSILLNSRARDEFEAFFNRNDTLALGVCNGCQMMSNLHEIIPGAQNWAHFSRNQSEQFEARFVMVEVQESPSIFFDGMAGSRMPIVVAHGEGYADFGSEAKMNAAQVTLRYVDNRGVATETYPLNPNGSPQGITGLTTADGRFSIMMPHPERVFRAVQNSWYPDDWQENGAWLKMFQNARRWVG; via the coding sequence ATGTTTAAAGTCTCTGTCGGCAGTTCTGCCTTGTCCGCCTTTCGTTTGGAAAAATTGCGTGCCGCCCTAATTACGGCAGCGCCCGATGTCGTGGTTGCCGATACGCGCCACTGTTATTTCAGCGCCCTGCAAGGCGCCGCACTCGATGCTGCGCAAGCGGCTGTGCTGGATAAAGTGCTGGGGCTGACAGGACAGGAACAAGTGCCTGAAGGCGCACCTGTACTGGTCGTGCCGCGTCTGGGCACGATCTCGCCCTGGTCGACCAAGGCTACCGACATCGCACAGCATTGCGGCCTGACGGGCGTGGTACGGATCGAGCGCGGCGTGATTTATTATCTGTCGGCAAAAAACGGCGCGCAACTCACCGATGCTCAAAAAGCCCTTGCGTTGCCGCTGTTGCATGATCGCATGACCGAATCGGTGCTGGCATCGGTGGAGGATGCGGCAGAAAAAATATTCAGGCACGGTGAGCCTCAACCGCTGGCGAGCGTGGATATTTTACAGGGTGGCGCTGAGGCATTGGCTGCGGCCAACCGCGAGATGGGGCTGGCGCTGTCTGTCGATGAAATCGACTATCTGGTGGAAAATTTCAAAAAGCTCAATCGCAATCCGACCGACGTTGAACTGATGATGTTCGCTCAGGCCAATTCCGAGCATTGCCGACATAAGATTTTCAATGCCGACTGGGTCATCGACGGTGTGGTGCAAGATATGTCGCTGTTCGGCATGATACGCAACACGCATAAGGTCAGCCCGGCAGGTACTGTGGTTGCGTATTCCGACAATTCATCCGTGATCGAAGGCGCATCTGTTGCGCGTTTTTATCCGCGCGAGGGCGGTGCGTATGAATTTTCTGAGGAGCTGACGCACACCTTGATGAAGGTGGAAACGCATAACCATCCGACCGCGATTGCGCCCTTTGCAGGGGCTGCGACCGGATCGGGCGGCGAGATTCGCGACGAGGGTGCGACCGGTATCGGTTCGCGGCCTAAAGCCGGACTGACCGGATTCTCTGTGTCAAATTTGAATATTCCGGGTTTTGAGCAGCCCTGGGAAGCCGATTACGGCAAACCGTCGCGTATCGTCACCGCCTTGCAGATCATGCTGGAGGGCCCGTTGGGCGGTGCTGCGTTTAACAACGAATTCGGCCGACCTAATCTGACCGGTTATTTTCGTACCTTCGAAGAGCAGGTGGACGGCGAGATGCGTGGCTATCACAAGCCCATCATGCTGGCAGGCGGCGTGGGCAGTATTTCTGCGATTCACACGCATAAACACGACCTGCCGGTAGGCGCTTTGGTGGTGCATCTGGGCGGGCCGGGCATGCTGATCGGCTTAGGCGGCGGTGCGGCATCCAGTATGGATACCGGCAGCAATGCGGAAAATCTGGATTTCGATTCGGTGCAGCGCGGCAATCCTGAGATGCAGCGCCGGGCGCAAGAGGTGATTGATCGTTGCTGGCAGCTGGGCGAGAACAATCCGATTCTGTCGATACACGACGTGGGTGCGGGCGGAATGTCCAATGCGCTGCCTGAACTGGTGCATGGCGGCGGTCGCGGTGCAACGTTTGAATTGCGTAAGATTCCGCTGGATGAAACCGGCATGTCGCCAAGACAGATCTGGTGCAATGAGTCGCAAGAGCGCTATGTGCTGGCGATAGCACCTGAACGTCTTGCCGAGTTCCGCGCTTTCTGTGAACGTGAACGTTGTCCGTTTGCGGTCGTGGGTGTGGCGGTGGAAGACGATCAGTTGATCGTGCACGACACCGAATTTAACAACGATCCGGTCAATATGTCCTTATCGGTGTTGCTCGGCAAACCGCCCAAGATGACGCGTAATGTGGTGCGTGAAACGCCAAAACTGGCGGCTTTCGATACCTCATCGCTGGATTTAAAAGAATCTATCGAGCGCGTATTGCGTTTGCCTGCCGTGGCCAACAAGACTTTCCTGATCAGTATCGGCGACCGTACCGTGGGCGGCATGACCGCGCGCGATCAAATGGTCGGCCCGTGGCAGGTGCCGGTAGCGGATGTGGCCGTGACCTTGATGGGTTTTAATACCCATCTGGGTGAAGCCTATGCCTTGGGCGAACGCACGCCGCTGGCACTTGTGAATGCAGCCGCCTCGGGGCGGATGGCGGTAGGCGAGGCGCTGACTAACATCGCGGCAGCACGCATTGCTAAGATAGGCGACATCAAGTTGTCGGCTAACTGGATGGCGGCCGCAGGACACCACGGCGAAGACGCTGCGCTGTTTGATACCGTTCATGCGGTGGGGATGGAACTGTGTCCGGCGCTGGGGATCGGCATTCCGGTCGGTAAGGATTCCATGTCGATGAAGTCCACTTGGACTGACGGCGACGAGAATAAATCCGTGACGTCACCGTTGTCGCTGATCGTGACTGCGTTCGCGCCCTGTACCGATACGCGCGACACCCTGACGCCGCAACTGGCAGAAGACGCCGATAGCACGCTGCTGCTGATCGATCTGGGAAATGGTCAGAACCGCATGGGCGGCTCGGCCCTGGCACAAGTCTATAAACAGGTGGGCAGCATCGCACCCGATGTGGATTCCGCAGCTCGCTTGAAGTCATTCTTCGAATTAATTCAATCGCTTAACTCGGCCGGAAAACTGCTTGCCTATCATGATCGCTCGGATGGCGGTGCGTTTGTCAGTTTGTGCGAAATGTCGTTTGCATCGCATCTGGGTCTTGCTATCCAGCTGGACGAATTGCCGGGCGATACCTTGAGCGCGCTGTTCAACGAAGAGTTGGGCGCAGTCGTTCAGGTTAAAAACAGCGAGTTGGCCGGTGTTCTGCAATCTGTGCGCGGTGCTGGTCTTGCGGCGTATCCGGTTGCAACCACAAACCAGAGCGGCCAGATTCTAGTGTCGCGCGGTCGCGATACGCTGTTTTCCGATACGCGGGTTAACCTGCAGCGTATCTGGTCCGAACTGACTTATCAGATGCAGAAGCTGCGCGACAATCCGGACTGCGCGCAGGCGGAATTTGACGGGCTGCTGGATGCGGCTAATCCCGGGTTGCATGCGAAGCTGACCTTTGATCTCGAATCTGCACCGGCAATCTTGAAGAGCCGTCCTAAAATGGCCATCCTGCGTGAGCAGGGGGTGAACGGTCAGGTGGAAATGGCGGCAGCATTCGACCGCGCAGGCTTTGCGTCTGTCGATGTACACATGAGCGATATCATCAGCGGTCGCGTGAATTTGAGCGACTTTAAGGGCGTTGCGGCTTGCGGCGGCTTCTCTTATGGCGATGTGTTGGGTGCGGGTGAGGGCTGGGCGAAATCCATCCTGTTAAACAGCCGCGCGCGCGATGAGTTTGAGGCGTTTTTTAACCGGAACGATACGCTGGCGCTGGGCGTCTGCAACGGTTGCCAGATGATGAGCAATCTGCATGAAATTATCCCAGGGGCGCAAAACTGGGCGCATTTTTCCCGCAATCAGTCCGAGCAGTTCGAGGCGCGTTTCGTGATGGTGGAAGTGCAGGAATCCCCGTCGATCTTCTTCGATGGCATGGCCGGCAGTCGCATGCCTATCGTGGTTGCACACGGCGAAGGGTATGCCGATTTTGGCAGCGAGGCAAAAATGAATGCCGCGCAGGTGACGCTGCGTTATGTAGATAATCGCGGCGTTGCGACTGAAACCTATCCTTTGAATCCCAACGGCTCGCCGCAGGGAATTACCGGATTGACCACAGCGGACGGACGTTTCTCGATCATGATGCCCCATCCTGAACGGGTATTCCGTGCCGTGCAAAACTCATGGTATCCAGACGATTGGCAGGAAAACGGCGCTTGGCTGAAGATGTTCCAGAACGCCAGACGTTGGGTCGGCTAA
- a CDS encoding TatD family hydrolase encodes MTCNSERKPIGLIDTHCHLDAAEFAGHQAELLLAAQSTGISHIVVPSVSRANFASVSALCDEHPACSAAYGIHPMLIEAATPDDLRVLQDYLRTRNPVAVGEIGLDFFIRSDNRARQEYFFVEQLKLAREFDLPVLLHTRRATDIVLKHLRQITVRGGIAHAFSGSREQAEAFIKLGFKLGFGGAATFPRATRLRELAATLPLSCLVLETDAPDMPPEFVLRGSPNKPEYLLRIAEILANVRGIPLEALALATTENARSVLAGLPR; translated from the coding sequence ATGACCTGCAATTCTGAGCGTAAACCCATCGGGTTAATCGACACGCACTGTCATCTGGATGCGGCCGAATTTGCCGGCCATCAGGCCGAACTCCTGCTGGCTGCGCAAAGCACGGGGATTAGCCATATCGTGGTGCCGTCTGTTTCACGCGCCAATTTCGCAAGTGTTAGCGCGCTGTGCGATGAGCACCCTGCCTGTTCGGCCGCCTACGGCATTCATCCGATGTTGATTGAAGCGGCAACGCCCGACGACCTGCGGGTATTGCAAGATTATCTGCGCACCCGCAACCCTGTCGCCGTCGGCGAAATCGGATTGGATTTTTTTATACGCAGCGACAACAGGGCCAGGCAGGAATATTTTTTTGTCGAACAACTCAAACTGGCGCGCGAATTCGATCTGCCGGTGCTGCTGCACACACGCCGCGCAACCGACATCGTGTTAAAGCACCTGCGGCAAATTACCGTCCGCGGCGGGATTGCCCATGCTTTTTCAGGCAGCCGGGAGCAAGCAGAGGCGTTCATCAAACTGGGTTTCAAGTTGGGCTTTGGCGGCGCCGCGACTTTTCCGCGCGCAACCCGCTTGCGTGAACTTGCCGCGACCCTGCCGCTCTCCTGCCTTGTGCTGGAAACTGATGCGCCCGACATGCCCCCTGAATTTGTGCTGCGCGGCTCCCCCAACAAGCCCGAGTACCTGCTGCGCATCGCCGAAATATTAGCGAATGTGCGCGGCATCCCATTGGAAGCGCTCGCGCTTGCCACAACCGAAAACGCCCGCTCCGTGCTTGCCGGACTGCCGCGCTAA
- the aroC gene encoding chorismate synthase has product MSGNTFGLIFTVTSFGESHGAAIGCVVDGCPPGLALTEADIQHDLDRRKPGTSRHVTQRRESDTVEILSGVFEGKTTGTPIALLIRNEDQRSRDYGNISETFRPGHADYTYTQKYGFRDHRGGGRSSARETAVRVAAGAIAKKWLNERYGVVIRGYISQLGEIEMPFVSWEGVNDNPFFAADPAVVAPLEDYMDALRKSGDSIGAALTVVAQNVPVGWGEPVYDRLDAEIAYALMGINAAKGVEIGDGFACVAQKGSVHGDEMTPEGFLSNHAGGILGGISTGQDIVARLAIKPTSSIRIPRHSINAAGEPVMVETHGRHDPCVGIRATPIAEAMLALVLIDHALRHRAQNADVVCGTPKIAGSI; this is encoded by the coding sequence ATGTCAGGAAACACCTTTGGTCTTATTTTTACCGTAACCTCATTCGGCGAATCGCATGGTGCCGCGATCGGCTGTGTCGTCGATGGTTGTCCGCCGGGGCTGGCGTTAACTGAAGCGGACATCCAGCACGATTTGGATAGGAGGAAGCCCGGTACCTCGCGGCACGTCACGCAAAGGCGCGAGTCGGATACGGTCGAAATTTTGTCCGGTGTGTTTGAGGGTAAGACCACCGGCACGCCGATTGCACTGCTGATCCGTAACGAAGATCAGCGCAGCCGCGATTATGGCAATATCAGCGAGACTTTCCGTCCCGGACACGCCGATTACACCTACACGCAAAAATACGGGTTTCGCGATCATCGCGGCGGCGGTCGCTCATCGGCGCGCGAGACAGCGGTACGTGTGGCGGCAGGAGCGATTGCCAAAAAATGGCTGAATGAGCGTTACGGCGTGGTCATACGCGGTTATATTTCTCAGTTGGGCGAAATCGAGATGCCGTTTGTGAGCTGGGAGGGCGTGAACGACAACCCGTTTTTCGCAGCCGACCCAGCGGTGGTCGCTCCCTTGGAAGACTACATGGATGCATTGCGCAAATCCGGCGATTCGATCGGTGCCGCGTTGACGGTCGTGGCCCAAAATGTGCCTGTGGGTTGGGGAGAGCCGGTGTACGACAGGCTGGATGCGGAAATCGCTTATGCGCTGATGGGGATCAATGCGGCCAAGGGCGTGGAAATTGGCGACGGTTTTGCTTGTGTCGCACAGAAGGGCAGTGTGCATGGCGATGAGATGACGCCGGAAGGTTTTTTATCGAATCATGCAGGCGGAATTTTGGGCGGCATTTCGACCGGGCAGGACATCGTTGCCCGCCTCGCGATCAAACCCACTTCCAGCATTCGTATTCCGCGCCATTCGATCAATGCAGCCGGTGAGCCTGTGATGGTGGAGACGCACGGTCGTCACGACCCTTGTGTTGGCATACGCGCGACGCCCATCGCTGAAGCCATGCTGGCGCTGGTGCTGATCGATCATGCGCTGCGCCATCGTGCACAAAACGCCGATGTGGTGTGCGGGACGCCGAAGATTGCGGGAAGTATTTAG
- a CDS encoding ArnT family glycosyltransferase — MYFIKPTDPNPVTPAKAVMLALLCTVWVATGLVGHDPWKPEDAYSFGVVYSMLQSGNWLIPTLAGEPFMANPPLYYWTAALTAKLLSPWLALHDGARLASGFYSALTLLFIGLAGRKLYGENRGWAASIILIGCIGMLVRSHEMITDLTLLTGCAMMLYGFAHSQERALRAGIWTGLGCGIGFLSKGFISPLLFVLIASLLPALFRNWRCRNYLLSVGLSTLVALPFLTIWPYLLHQQAPKLFAEWAWSLNIGGWLSFIQKGPDTEAFYYLKSLPWLAWPALPLAVWAVWRERKRLAQRDDLQLPLVAFVVMLVVLSLSTNVKEAYALPMLLPVALLATASLSMLKRGAANALDWFGLMTFALLAILLWWGWAGLLLDNHAKVTSLMKEYQPGFVPVFQNPAVAIAFASTVLWLVLVWRVGRSMRRAVVNWASGITLIWILAMTLWLPWLDSGKSYRGMVASLSAAMPAEANCVARNASLGDAQRAMLHYFGNIITRRDPARFCELRLIQGEKISRPLMDESRYEKIWEGSRKTDNHEQYRLYKEIKK; from the coding sequence ATGTATTTCATTAAGCCCACCGACCCGAATCCCGTCACGCCCGCCAAGGCTGTGATGCTGGCGCTGCTCTGCACCGTCTGGGTCGCGACAGGGCTCGTCGGCCATGACCCCTGGAAACCCGAAGATGCTTACAGTTTCGGCGTGGTCTATAGCATGCTGCAAAGCGGCAACTGGTTGATCCCCACGCTGGCCGGCGAACCGTTTATGGCTAATCCGCCGCTGTATTATTGGACTGCGGCCCTGACGGCCAAGCTGCTCTCGCCATGGCTGGCCCTGCACGATGGCGCGCGGCTCGCAAGCGGGTTTTACAGCGCGCTCACCCTGTTGTTCATCGGCCTTGCCGGTCGTAAATTGTATGGCGAAAATCGCGGCTGGGCCGCCAGCATCATCCTGATCGGCTGCATCGGTATGCTGGTCAGATCCCACGAAATGATTACGGACCTTACGCTGCTCACAGGCTGTGCAATGATGCTCTACGGCTTTGCGCACAGTCAGGAGCGCGCCCTGCGTGCCGGTATCTGGACAGGACTTGGCTGCGGCATCGGCTTTTTATCCAAAGGATTCATCTCACCGCTGCTGTTTGTACTGATCGCATCCCTCTTGCCAGCCTTATTTCGGAACTGGCGCTGCCGCAACTATCTGCTCAGCGTCGGCCTGTCCACCCTCGTTGCACTGCCGTTTCTGACAATCTGGCCTTATCTGCTGCATCAGCAGGCACCGAAATTATTTGCTGAATGGGCCTGGTCGCTCAACATCGGCGGCTGGCTTAGCTTTATTCAAAAAGGACCAGACACAGAGGCATTTTATTATCTGAAAAGCCTGCCTTGGCTCGCCTGGCCTGCCCTGCCGCTGGCCGTCTGGGCCGTCTGGCGGGAACGCAAGCGCTTAGCTCAACGCGATGATCTGCAGCTCCCCCTCGTCGCATTTGTCGTGATGCTGGTGGTTTTGAGCCTGTCGACCAACGTCAAAGAAGCCTATGCGCTGCCGATGCTGTTGCCAGTTGCACTGCTGGCGACCGCCTCGCTTTCCATGCTCAAGCGCGGAGCTGCCAACGCGCTGGACTGGTTCGGACTGATGACCTTCGCGCTGTTAGCCATTCTGCTGTGGTGGGGCTGGGCGGGACTGCTGCTGGATAATCACGCCAAAGTCACCTCGCTGATGAAAGAATATCAACCGGGCTTCGTGCCGGTGTTTCAAAACCCGGCCGTCGCCATCGCCTTCGCATCAACCGTCTTGTGGCTGGTACTCGTCTGGCGCGTGGGTCGTTCGATGCGCCGCGCCGTCGTCAACTGGGCCTCCGGCATCACGCTGATCTGGATACTCGCAATGACACTCTGGCTTCCCTGGCTTGACAGCGGCAAGAGCTACCGTGGCATGGTCGCCTCCCTCAGTGCCGCCATGCCGGCAGAGGCCAACTGCGTGGCACGCAACGCCTCTTTAGGCGATGCCCAACGCGCCATGCTGCATTATTTTGGCAATATCATCACACGGCGTGACCCGGCGCGCTTCTGCGAACTGCGTCTAATTCAGGGCGAAAAGATTTCCAGACCGCTGATGGATGAGAGTCGCTATGAAAAAATCTGGGAAGGGAGTCGAAAAACGGACAACCATGAGCAGTACCGGCTCTATAAGGAAATCAAAAAGTAA